In a genomic window of Gemmatimonadales bacterium:
- a CDS encoding HAD hydrolase-like protein, whose amino-acid sequence MRFPTILFDFDGTLVDSIELILASYRHTLLVHRGTVPDDSVWLAGLGTPLRVQFRDFTDDPAEIETMIATYREWNYAHHDGMVTAYPGALESVRALKTKGVRLGIVSSKSRRGIDRG is encoded by the coding sequence GTGCGCTTCCCAACTATCCTCTTCGACTTCGACGGCACCCTCGTCGACTCCATCGAGCTCATCCTCGCCTCCTACCGCCACACCCTGCTCGTCCACCGCGGCACCGTCCCCGACGACTCGGTGTGGCTCGCCGGCCTCGGCACCCCGCTCCGCGTCCAGTTCCGCGACTTCACCGACGACCCGGCCGAAATCGAAACGATGATCGCGACCTATCGCGAGTGGAACTACGCCCACCACGACGGCATGGTGACCGCCTATCCGGGCGCCCTCGAGTCCGTCCGCGCCCTCAAGACCAAAGGCGTGCGGCTCGGTATCGTCTCCTCCAAGAGCCGCCGCGGCATCGACCGCGGC